The proteins below come from a single Jaculus jaculus isolate mJacJac1 chromosome X, mJacJac1.mat.Y.cur, whole genome shotgun sequence genomic window:
- the Dmrtc1b gene encoding doublesex- and mab-3-related transcription factor C1 isoform X1, which translates to MKKSSTRREQHKAVPSARALKKEQGTQVEKHLVRGRRKTMATAPKSHMHVKKMAVEGVPTGKNSANQPQAQVYAATQEETFQGPLLLSSPLVPSPGPQVPVTMGQQLAVPLSGELYGPSAMPNMYSSVILQPCVTPGPLLLPPQVLGPNVFDQASVSTALEWQEMLEAAEALMTLKNSALTRNRNQLHNMPGPAGERGLQPPNPSVPPRAASSSSLSTGHLDCFSLLT; encoded by the exons GGAACAGCATAAGGCTGTGCCTTCTGCAAGAGCCTTGAAGAAGGAGCAGGGTACACAGGTAGAGAAGCACCTGGTTCGAGGACGGAGAAAGACTATGGCTACTGCCCCTAAATCCCACATGCATGTCAAGAAGATGGCTGTGGAAGGAGTTCCCA CTGGGAAGAACAGTGCAAACCAACCTCAGGCCCAGGTCTATGCAGCCACCCAGGAG GAGACCTTCCAAGGGCCTCTGCTGCTCAGCAGCCCCCTGGTACCATCACCTGGGCCCCAGGTCCCAGTTACTATGGGGCAGCAATTGGCAGTTCCCCTTTCTGGGGAGCTCTATGGGCCCTCCGCTATGCCGAACAT GTACTCTAGTGTGATTCTGCAGCCATGTGTCACCCCTGGACCACTTCTACTGCCGCCACAGGTCCTG GGTCCCAATGTGTTTGACCAAGCTTCGGTGTCTACTGCCTTAGAGTGGCAGGAGATGCTGGAGGCTGCTGAGGCTCTGATGACTCTGAAGAACTCTGCACTGACCCGGAACCGGAACCAGCTCCACAACATGCCAG GTCCTGCTGGAGAAAGAGGATTGCAGCCTCCCAATCCCTCCGTGCCACCCAGGGCTGCCAGCTCCTCGTCACTCTCTACTGGCCATCTGGATTGCTTCTCCCTCTTGACTTAA
- the Dmrtc1b gene encoding doublesex- and mab-3-related transcription factor C1 isoform X2, with the protein MKKSSTRREQHKAVPSARALKKEQGTQVEKHLVRGRRKTMATAPKSHMHVKKMAVEGVPTGKNSANQPQAQVYAATQEETFQGPLLLSSPLVPSPGPQVPVTMGQQLAVPLSGELYGPSAMPNMYSSVILQPCVTPGPLLLPPQGPNVFDQASVSTALEWQEMLEAAEALMTLKNSALTRNRNQLHNMPGPAGERGLQPPNPSVPPRAASSSSLSTGHLDCFSLLT; encoded by the exons GGAACAGCATAAGGCTGTGCCTTCTGCAAGAGCCTTGAAGAAGGAGCAGGGTACACAGGTAGAGAAGCACCTGGTTCGAGGACGGAGAAAGACTATGGCTACTGCCCCTAAATCCCACATGCATGTCAAGAAGATGGCTGTGGAAGGAGTTCCCA CTGGGAAGAACAGTGCAAACCAACCTCAGGCCCAGGTCTATGCAGCCACCCAGGAG GAGACCTTCCAAGGGCCTCTGCTGCTCAGCAGCCCCCTGGTACCATCACCTGGGCCCCAGGTCCCAGTTACTATGGGGCAGCAATTGGCAGTTCCCCTTTCTGGGGAGCTCTATGGGCCCTCCGCTATGCCGAACAT GTACTCTAGTGTGATTCTGCAGCCATGTGTCACCCCTGGACCACTTCTACTGCCGCCACAG GGTCCCAATGTGTTTGACCAAGCTTCGGTGTCTACTGCCTTAGAGTGGCAGGAGATGCTGGAGGCTGCTGAGGCTCTGATGACTCTGAAGAACTCTGCACTGACCCGGAACCGGAACCAGCTCCACAACATGCCAG GTCCTGCTGGAGAAAGAGGATTGCAGCCTCCCAATCCCTCCGTGCCACCCAGGGCTGCCAGCTCCTCGTCACTCTCTACTGGCCATCTGGATTGCTTCTCCCTCTTGACTTAA
- the Dmrtc1b gene encoding doublesex- and mab-3-related transcription factor C1 isoform X3 codes for MATAPKSHMHVKKMAVEGVPTGKNSANQPQAQVYAATQEETFQGPLLLSSPLVPSPGPQVPVTMGQQLAVPLSGELYGPSAMPNMYSSVILQPCVTPGPLLLPPQVLGPNVFDQASVSTALEWQEMLEAAEALMTLKNSALTRNRNQLHNMPGPAGERGLQPPNPSVPPRAASSSSLSTGHLDCFSLLT; via the exons ATGGCTACTGCCCCTAAATCCCACATGCATGTCAAGAAGATGGCTGTGGAAGGAGTTCCCA CTGGGAAGAACAGTGCAAACCAACCTCAGGCCCAGGTCTATGCAGCCACCCAGGAG GAGACCTTCCAAGGGCCTCTGCTGCTCAGCAGCCCCCTGGTACCATCACCTGGGCCCCAGGTCCCAGTTACTATGGGGCAGCAATTGGCAGTTCCCCTTTCTGGGGAGCTCTATGGGCCCTCCGCTATGCCGAACAT GTACTCTAGTGTGATTCTGCAGCCATGTGTCACCCCTGGACCACTTCTACTGCCGCCACAGGTCCTG GGTCCCAATGTGTTTGACCAAGCTTCGGTGTCTACTGCCTTAGAGTGGCAGGAGATGCTGGAGGCTGCTGAGGCTCTGATGACTCTGAAGAACTCTGCACTGACCCGGAACCGGAACCAGCTCCACAACATGCCAG GTCCTGCTGGAGAAAGAGGATTGCAGCCTCCCAATCCCTCCGTGCCACCCAGGGCTGCCAGCTCCTCGTCACTCTCTACTGGCCATCTGGATTGCTTCTCCCTCTTGACTTAA